TAATTTATCTATTAAACATATAAATAAATATTATCTAAATTTAGATCAAATATATAATAAATATTATGATGGATTAATTATTACAGGTGCCCCATTAGGTTTAATTAATTTTACAGATATTAGATATTGGAAAGAATTTGTAAAAATTATACATTGGGCACAAGAACATGTAAATTCTATTTTATCTATATGTTGGTCTGTACAAGCAATTTTAAATATACTATATAATATTCCAAAAAAAATTAATCATTCAAAATTGTTAGGTATATTTAAACATAAAATTTTATTAAAAAATAATTTTTTAGTTCAAGGATTTGATGATTATTTTTTTGTTCCTCATTCTAGATACTCTAATTTTTCTTTAAGTTTTATACAGTATTATACTGATTTAAAAATTATTTCTTTTTCAGAAAAAGCAGGTGTATATATTTTCTCAAGTAATCAAAATAAATATATATTTATTACTGGACACCCAGAATATGATGCATTAACAATAAATAAAGAATATTTAAATGATTTACAAAATGGAAAAAATATTAAAATACCATATAATTATTATCCTTTAAATAATCAAAATTTAATGCCTCAAGTTAAATGGAGAAGTCATGGTAATTTGTTATTTTTAAATTGGTTAAATTATTTATTTTATAAATAAATTATTTTAAAATATTTAATTTATAAAAGGAGTTTTAATGTTAACAACTAAATATCTATTTTTTACATCTAAAAATAAAATATGTGATAATAATATAAATAGTTATTCTTTAATGCTTAAATCAGGAATGGTTAGAAAATTATCTTCTGGAATATATACTTGGTTACCTACTGGATTAAGAGTAATTAATAATTTTAAAAAAATAATACGTTATTTTATGAAAGATATAGGTGCAATAGAATTATTATTACCTATATTACATCCATGTAATATATGGGAACAAAGTGGACGTATAAATGATTATGGAAAAGAATTATTAAAAATTTTAGACCGAAAAAAAAATAGTTTTATTTTAGGACCAACACATGAAGAAGTTATTACTTATTTAATAAATAATGAAATTAAATCATATAAATCTTTACCTATTCATTTATATCAAATTCAAACAAAATTTAGAGATGAAATAAGATCTCGTTTAGGAGTTATTCGATCTAAAGAATTCTTAATGAAAGATAGTTATTCATTTCATATAAATGAAGTTTCTTTAAAAGAAACTTATAATATTGTATTAAAAACTTATAAAAAAATATTTAATTTAATTAATATAAAATATTTGATAGTAAAAGCTAACAATAGTGTTATTGGAGGTGATGTTTCTCATGAGTTTCATATTTTATCTAAAAATGGCGAAAATTCACTTGCTTTGTCTCAAAATAAAAAATATATTTTTCATCAAGAATTAGGAAAATATTTTATTTATAAAAAATATGATATAAATAAAAAAAAATTTCTTAAAAAAAAAGTATTAACTTTAAAAAATTGTTTAAATTATAAAGAATTAGCTAAAATTTGTAATTTATCAATAAGGAATATTATTAAAACATTTATTTTAAGAACATCAGATAAAAAAAATCCCTTTATTGCTTTATTAATTAGAGCTGATTATGAATTAAATTTACATAAAATAAAAAAAATTAATAATAAAGTAATTAAAGTTTTATCAAAAATTGAAATAGAAAAAATTTTTCAAATGAATATAAATTCATTAGGACCTTTTAATTTAAAAATGCCTATTATTGGAGATTATTCTATAATTAATATGTATAATTTCATTATAGGAGCTAATATTAAAGATAAATATTATATTAATACAAATTGGCAAATAAATTTATCAATTCCTAATAATATTCAAGATATTCGTTATGTAACTAATAATGATTTAACTCCTGATAGTAAAAGTTTAATTAAAATTAAACGTAGTATTGAAATAGCTCATATTTTTCAAATTGGTAATAAATATTCAAAAATAATGAATACATATATTTATGATAAAGATAAAATTAAAAAAAACATATATATGGGTTGTTATGGTATTGGTATATCAAGATTAATAGCAGCAACAATAGAACAAAATTATGATACAAGAGGAATTTATTGGCCAAATTCATTATTAGCGCCTTTTATAGTAGCTATTATACCAATTAATATGTATAAATATTCTATAGTTGAAAAATATTCACTTTTAATTTATAAAAAATTTAAAATATTAGGAATAGATGTGATTCTTGATAATAGAAATGAAACACCTGGAGTTATGTTTGCTGATATTGACCTTATAGGAGTTCCACATATAATTATTATTAATAATAATAATATTATTAATAATAATGTTGAATATAAATATCGAAAAACAGGATTCAAAAATATTATTCCTATTAATTTAATTGTTGATTTTATTTTTAATAAAATAAAATTAAATAAATGTTTTAATATATTTTATTCCAAAAAATAAAAAAATTATCTTTTTCAGATATAGTAGCTTTACCCTCTTTAGTAATTAATTTATTTTCTAATTCTGCAATTAGTGTTTTATTATAAAATAGTAATGGAATTTGTTCTCTTTTCCATTTAGGAATGGATAATTTTTTCCATATACTATTAATATTTTTTTTAGTTTTAATATTATTAAAATAATATTTACCTAAAACATTAAATTTTACATATATAGTTTCATTATATTTAGGTTGTCTAATATATATCGATTCTTTTTTATAATTAAAATTAATATATAATATTACTAATTTCCCTAATTTATTAGGTAAAATTAAAGGAGTTATTAAATTATTCCAAATTAAAATAGTATTTTTTAAATCAGGAAAATATTTTATACAATATAAATAATTTTTATATTTTCGAATAATATACTCCCCTACTTTAATTTGAGGGTTGTTATTTTTTTTACAACAAATAATTTCATCCCATATAATGGATAATATTTTTCTAGAAGGCATATAATAATATTTATTATATTCTATCCATTTTCTAATAATAAAATTTCTTTTTATAATACTATAATTATATAATGGTTGAATAAATAAACTATTATTTTTTTGTATTAATTTATTTAATATTGGATTTATTAAATTTGTTAATAATTCTTCCTGTTCTTTATAATTTTTTATTGCTTTAATAACTGATTTTTTAAAAAAAGGCCATCTATTAGTTATTTTTGGTAAAATAATATTACGTAAAAAATTACGATCATATTTTATATTTTTATTACTCGGGTCTTCTATCCATGTTAATTTTTTTTTTATAGCATAATTAATTATTTTTTTTTTATTTATTTCAATTAATGGACGAAATAATATTAGATTATTAAAAATCTTAATTTTAGATATCCCAGATAAACCTTTTGGTCCACTTCCTCTCTTTAAAAATAAAAAAAAGTTTTCACATTGATCATCTAAATGATGAGCAGTTACTAAAATTTCATTTTTATAAATAATATTTTGAAATATTTCATATCTTTTTTTACGAGCATATTGTTCTATATTTTTTTTTATTTTAAAATTTATATTTTTATAAAAAAAGGGGATATTCCATTTTTTACATTGTGAAAAACAAGTTTTTAACCAATTATTTGATTCATAATTTAAATTATGATTAATATGTATAGCTCTTAATAAAAGAGGATGTTTTTTTCTTAATTTAAATAAATTATATAATAACACTGTAGAATCTATACCTCCACTATATGCTATTAATATTTTTTTAAATTTATATAACATTATCTGTATTTTTTTTTCTATTAACATATTTAAATACTTTTTTAAATTAAATTTAAATAATAAATTTTAATTAAATTCTAATTTAATATTATTATTATCATTCAATAAAGAAATAAACTTATCAAAATCATTTTCATCATTATAAATGAAATAAGATTTATTATAATAAATTCTATTTTTAATACCTAAATTTTCATAAAAAAAATATATTTGTATATTTTTTTTATTTTTTTTTTTTTTTAAAAACAAAAATTTTTTTAAATTTTTAAAAAATAATATATTTTGTAAAATTTTTTTATTTATAAAAATAATATTTATATTATTTAAATATTTATCTCTAGCTATCGTAATATTCATAATACTATTAGCATTACATATAAATAATTTTAATAAATTGTTAAAATATAATATACCATTTATAAGAATAATATTATTTAATATAACAATATTATTTTTATTATTTATAATATCTAATGACAAATGCACTTCAATAATATTGGAACTATCATCTAAATTAAAAGATAAATATTTTTCTTTTTTTTTATTATAAAAAGTACGTATATTACTAATAATACCTCCTATTGTTATCCTTATAGGTAATTTACTATTTTTTTTATAATTTCTTAAAATATTTTTTATGTTATTTTCTTTTGTATAGAACAAAATTTCTTTTAAATATCCATTTAATGGATGTTCTGTTAAATAACAACCTAAAATATTTTTTTCTTTTATAAGAATATCTTTTTTGGCCCAAAATAAATTTATATCATTATGAATATATTCATTATCTTTTAATAATATTTTATTATTTTCATTAAAAAAATTTATTTGACCTGTTTGTTTTTCTTCTAAATATTTATTAATAATTTTTATAATTTTTTCTAAATAATTTATTAATAATCCTCTGTTAAAATTAAAGCAATCTAATGATCCAGATAATATTAAAACTTCCATAATTCTTTTATTTATTTTTTTAAAATTTATTTTAGTAAAAAAATCAAATATAGATTTAAAATAACCTTTTTGTTTTCTAGCATTAAGTATATTATAAGCTTGTTGTTCACCAATACCTTTAATAGCTCCTAATCCATATATAATATTATTATATTTATCAACATGAAATTTATATAAACTATTATTAATATTAGGTGGTAAAACATTAATTTTTAAATTCTTACATTCATTAATTAAAGAAATAGTTTTATTTGTATTATCCATTTCTGATGTTAAAACAGCTGCCATAAATTCAGCAGGATAATATAATTTTAACCATAAAGTTTGATAAGATATTAAAGCATATCCAGCAGAATGAGATTTATTAAATCCATAAGAAGCAAATTTTTCTAAATAATCAAAAATTTTCATAGATAAAATATTATTAATTTTTAATTTATTTGAACCATATAAAAAACGTTTTCTTTGTCGTCCCATTTCTTTATGTTGTTTTTTACTTATTACTCTTCTTAAAATATCTGCCTCTCCTAAACTATAACCTGCTAATACTTGAGCTATTTTCATTACCTGTTCTTGATATAAAATAATTCCATATGTAGACTGTAATATTGGTTTTAATTTTTCATGTTGCCAATTTTTATCAGGATATGAAATAATTTCTTTACCATGCTTTCTATTAATAAAATTTTCAACCATACCTGATTGTAAAGGTCCTGGTCTAAATAGTGCTAGTAATGCTATTAAATCTTCAAAATTATCTGGTTTTAATTGTTTAATAAGTTCTTTAATACCTCTCGATTCTAATTGGAATATACCTAGGGTTTGCGCAGTTTGTAAAAAATAAAAAATTCGAGTATCATCTAGTTTTAGATTATTAATATTAACTAATTTTTTATTATTTTTAATTAATTTTTTATTAATCATATTTAAAGCATGATTAATTACAGTTAAGGTTCTTAATCCTAAAAAATCAAATTTTACTAAACCAATATCTTCTATATCATTTTTATCAAATTGTGTAACTATATTTTCTCCATTATAATCACAATATATGGTTGTATATTTTATAATATCCTCAGGTGAAATAACAACACCTCCAGCATGTTTACCAACATTTTTTATTGTACCTTCTAATTTTAAAGAAGTATGTACCAATTCTCTAATATTAGTATCTGATTGATATAAATTAGATAATTTTTTATTATTCATAAATGCTTTTTTTAAATTAATACCTAAATCAAAAGGAATTAATTTTGAAATACGATTAATAAAATCGTATGGATAACCTAAAACTCTACCTACATCTCTTATAACAGATTTTGCCGTCATAGTTCCAAATGTTATAATTTGAAATACTGATTCTTTCCCATATATTTTTTTTACATGATTAATTACTAAGTCACGTTTTTCCATACAAAAATCAATATCAAAATCTGGTAAAGATATTCTTTCTGTATTTAAAAATCTTTCAAAAATTAAATCAAATTTTATTGGATCTAGATTAGTAATACCTAGAACATAAGATACTAATGAACCTGCCCCAGAACCTCTTGCTGGTCCTACAGGTATATTATGATCTTTTGCCCACTGAACAAATTCCATAACTATAAGAAAATAACTAGGAAATCCCATTTTATTTATAATATTTAATTCATGATTTAATCTTTTTTTATATATATTTTTTTTTATTTTAAACAAATTTAATTCTGGATATAATTTTTTTAATTTTTTTTCTAAACCTATATAAGATTTTTTAATAATATATTTTTCTGGTGTTATATTTTTTTTTATATAAAATTTAGGTAAAAAATATTGACCAAATGATAAAAAAACATTACATCTTTTCGCTATTTCTACACTATTCTGTAGTGCTTCAGGAATATCTCGAAATAAAAAACACATTTCTTCTGTATTTTTTAAAAATTGTTCTTTACTATAATTAGATTTTTTATAACTTTTATTTAAATTATATCCCTTATTAATTGCCACTCTAATTTCATGTGGATAAAAATCTTTTTTATTTAAAAAACGTACATTATTTGTAGCAACTATAGGAATATTAAAATAATTAGATAAATTTAATATATAATTAATATAATTTTCTTCATAATTACAATTAATTCTAGTTATTTCAAAATAAAAACAATTATAAAAATAATTTTTAAAAAATTTAATTATTTTATTTACTAAAAAAAAATTTTTTTTTAAAAAATTTTTACCTATTTCTCCTTCTAATCCTCCAGATAATATAATTAATCCTTCATTGTACTTCTTAAGTAATTTATAAGTTATGGTTGGTCCTAAATCATTATTATAACCAGATTTATAAGCATAAAAAATTAATAATTTAATATTTTGTAAACCAATATTATTCATTGCTAAGATAGTTAGCATTGAATATTTATTAGAATTAATATTTTCAAAATTTTTAATTTTTAAATCAACTCCAATAATAGCTTTTAATCCTAATTTATTAGCAAGTTTATAAAATTTTATTAAACTAAATATATTATTAAAATCAGTAATAGCTATTGCTGGCATATCTAATAATAAACTTTTTTTTAAAATTTGTTTAATTTTAGCAAGACCATCCTTAATAGAATAATCACTACGTACATGTAAATGAATAAATTTAGGATAATTCATATTTTTGATTTTAAAATTTTTATACACATAATTTTTGACTCACAAATAATTTTATTATTAATTTTTGCTATACTATTAAAAAAAATTAAAGATTTTTTTTGTTTTTCTAAAATACTTTCTATTATTATTTGATCTCCAGGAAAAGCTGGATTTTTAAAACGAGCTTTATCAATACCAGCGAGATAATATATTATTTTTTTTTTTGATTTTTCATAATTTGTACTTTTATATAATAAAAGATTTGTAGTTTGTATCATAGATTCTAATAATAATACTCCTGGATAAATTGGATTTTTAGGAAAATGACCCTTAAAATAAGGTTCATTTAGAGAAATATTTTTTATAGCATTTAAAAATTTAAATTTTTTAAATGCTATAATTTGATCTACTAAAACAAAGGGATATCTATGTGGTAAAATAGATAAAATTTCATTAGTATTTAACATATAATTTTAATTATTATTTATAATAAATATAAATTTATTATATAATTTTTCTATAATTAATCTATTTAAAATTTATTTATTAAATAATTAAAACATTATTTTGTTCATTTGCTAAATCAATAATATCATTTGTTATATCTTTAACATTTTTAATATAAGCTATATTAGAAGTATCTAATACAAGATTATATTTACCTTTTTCTGCAATAATATTAATTAAATTATATATAAAAATTAATATTTTATTACGTGCTTGTTCTTGTTTTTGATTATTTTTTTTTGTAAAATATGATATTTTTTGTAATAAAATTTTTTTATCATATATAATTTCTTTTTTTATTTGTTCTTTATCATTTTTTGATAATTTTTTATTTTCTAATTTTTTTATTTTAGATAAAAATAATTTTTTCATTTTTTCTATTTTTAGAAAATTTGAATGTAATTCTTTTTCTAATTCTTTAGAAATCTTTTTTTTTTGAGGTATAGTATAAAAAATTTTTGCAATATTTATTATTGCTATTTTAGGACAACAATAAGCATTATTAAATGGAATAATAAAAATCATTATTAACAATATATTTTTTAATAAATATTTCATATAAAAATGTACTCCTTTTTTTTAAAATAAAATTACCATCTTTTTGAAAAATTAAATTGAAAAAATTGAATTTTATCTGTTTGATATGTTTGAAATGGATATGCAAAAGATATAGTTATATCTCCAAATGGAGTATGAAATTGAAATGATAAACCTATTGAAGATCTAATTTGTGAAAAAATATTAAAATTTGGAATTTTATACAATTTAAATAAATAATTATTTTTCCATGAAGTATCTATTAAATTACCAATATCTAAAAAAATAGAAGATCTTATTTGATTTATATATTTACTATCTAAAAATGAAATAGGCATTATTAATTCATTATTTATATTAAATAAAACATTACCTCCAATTGCATTATTGGATAAACAAATAGTTTTTCCATTATTACAATGGTATTTTTTTGAAGAAAAATATACTCCTTTAGGACCAATACTATTGGTTTGAAAACCTCTAATTGTATTAGAACCTCCTAAATAAAAATTTTTATAAAAAGGATATTTACCTCCTAAAAATCCATTTCCATAACCAAAATTACTTTTAAATAAAAATATTAAAGGATTATTTTTAAATAAATTTTTAAATATTTTAAATTGTAAAGGAATATATCTTGAATAATTAAAATTAATTTTATAATTACGATTTTTACTATACCAAGGAATAGAAAAATATGTATTAATAGAACTTAATATACCATCTGATGGTATATTAAAATTTTTTAAATTACTATATAAAAAAGTATAATTAATTATA
The Enterobacteriaceae endosymbiont of Donacia thalassina genome window above contains:
- a CDS encoding homoserine O-succinyltransferase; its protein translation is MPVIVPKKLPAINILKKENILLLTKSQKYEKYTKKLKILFLNLMFEKIETENQIIRLLSNSSLFIDLSLLSVRDNKSSNNLSIKHINKYYLNLDQIYNKYYDGLIITGAPLGLINFTDIRYWKEFVKIIHWAQEHVNSILSICWSVQAILNILYNIPKKINHSKLLGIFKHKILLKNNFLVQGFDDYFFVPHSRYSNFSLSFIQYYTDLKIISFSEKAGVYIFSSNQNKYIFITGHPEYDALTINKEYLNDLQNGKNIKIPYNYYPLNNQNLMPQVKWRSHGNLLFLNWLNYLFYK
- a CDS encoding proline--tRNA ligase, giving the protein MLTTKYLFFTSKNKICDNNINSYSLMLKSGMVRKLSSGIYTWLPTGLRVINNFKKIIRYFMKDIGAIELLLPILHPCNIWEQSGRINDYGKELLKILDRKKNSFILGPTHEEVITYLINNEIKSYKSLPIHLYQIQTKFRDEIRSRLGVIRSKEFLMKDSYSFHINEVSLKETYNIVLKTYKKIFNLINIKYLIVKANNSVIGGDVSHEFHILSKNGENSLALSQNKKYIFHQELGKYFIYKKYDINKKKFLKKKVLTLKNCLNYKELAKICNLSIRNIIKTFILRTSDKKNPFIALLIRADYELNLHKIKKINNKVIKVLSKIEIEKIFQMNINSLGPFNLKMPIIGDYSIINMYNFIIGANIKDKYYINTNWQINLSIPNNIQDIRYVTNNDLTPDSKSLIKIKRSIEIAHIFQIGNKYSKIMNTYIYDKDKIKKNIYMGCYGIGISRLIAATIEQNYDTRGIYWPNSLLAPFIVAIIPINMYKYSIVEKYSLLIYKKFKILGIDVILDNRNETPGVMFADIDLIGVPHIIIINNNNIINNNVEYKYRKTGFKNIIPINLIVDFIFNKIKLNKCFNIFYSKK
- the tilS gene encoding tRNA lysidine(34) synthetase TilS, with translation MLIEKKIQIMLYKFKKILIAYSGGIDSTVLLYNLFKLRKKHPLLLRAIHINHNLNYESNNWLKTCFSQCKKWNIPFFYKNINFKIKKNIEQYARKKRYEIFQNIIYKNEILVTAHHLDDQCENFFLFLKRGSGPKGLSGISKIKIFNNLILFRPLIEINKKKIINYAIKKKLTWIEDPSNKNIKYDRNFLRNIILPKITNRWPFFKKSVIKAIKNYKEQEELLTNLINPILNKLIQKNNSLFIQPLYNYSIIKRNFIIRKWIEYNKYYYMPSRKILSIIWDEIICCKKNNNPQIKVGEYIIRKYKNYLYCIKYFPDLKNTILIWNNLITPLILPNKLGKLVILYINFNYKKESIYIRQPKYNETIYVKFNVLGKYYFNNIKTKKNINSIWKKLSIPKWKREQIPLLFYNKTLIAELENKLITKEGKATISEKDNFFIFWNKIY
- the dnaE gene encoding DNA polymerase III subunit alpha, with product MNYPKFIHLHVRSDYSIKDGLAKIKQILKKSLLLDMPAIAITDFNNIFSLIKFYKLANKLGLKAIIGVDLKIKNFENINSNKYSMLTILAMNNIGLQNIKLLIFYAYKSGYNNDLGPTITYKLLKKYNEGLIILSGGLEGEIGKNFLKKNFFLVNKIIKFFKNYFYNCFYFEITRINCNYEENYINYILNLSNYFNIPIVATNNVRFLNKKDFYPHEIRVAINKGYNLNKSYKKSNYSKEQFLKNTEEMCFLFRDIPEALQNSVEIAKRCNVFLSFGQYFLPKFYIKKNITPEKYIIKKSYIGLEKKLKKLYPELNLFKIKKNIYKKRLNHELNIINKMGFPSYFLIVMEFVQWAKDHNIPVGPARGSGAGSLVSYVLGITNLDPIKFDLIFERFLNTERISLPDFDIDFCMEKRDLVINHVKKIYGKESVFQIITFGTMTAKSVIRDVGRVLGYPYDFINRISKLIPFDLGINLKKAFMNNKKLSNLYQSDTNIRELVHTSLKLEGTIKNVGKHAGGVVISPEDIIKYTTIYCDYNGENIVTQFDKNDIEDIGLVKFDFLGLRTLTVINHALNMINKKLIKNNKKLVNINNLKLDDTRIFYFLQTAQTLGIFQLESRGIKELIKQLKPDNFEDLIALLALFRPGPLQSGMVENFINRKHGKEIISYPDKNWQHEKLKPILQSTYGIILYQEQVMKIAQVLAGYSLGEADILRRVISKKQHKEMGRQRKRFLYGSNKLKINNILSMKIFDYLEKFASYGFNKSHSAGYALISYQTLWLKLYYPAEFMAAVLTSEMDNTNKTISLINECKNLKINVLPPNINNSLYKFHVDKYNNIIYGLGAIKGIGEQQAYNILNARKQKGYFKSIFDFFTKINFKKINKRIMEVLILSGSLDCFNFNRGLLINYLEKIIKIINKYLEEKQTGQINFFNENNKILLKDNEYIHNDINLFWAKKDILIKEKNILGCYLTEHPLNGYLKEILFYTKENNIKNILRNYKKNSKLPIRITIGGIISNIRTFYNKKKEKYLSFNLDDSSNIIEVHLSLDIINNKNNIVILNNIILINGILYFNNLLKLFICNANSIMNITIARDKYLNNINIIFINKKILQNILFFKNLKKFLFLKKKKNKKNIQIYFFYENLGIKNRIYYNKSYFIYNDENDFDKFISLLNDNNNIKLEFN
- the fabZ gene encoding 3-hydroxyacyl-ACP dehydratase FabZ — its product is MLNTNEILSILPHRYPFVLVDQIIAFKKFKFLNAIKNISLNEPYFKGHFPKNPIYPGVLLLESMIQTTNLLLYKSTNYEKSKKKIIYYLAGIDKARFKNPAFPGDQIIIESILEKQKKSLIFFNSIAKINNKIICESKIMCIKILKSKI
- a CDS encoding OmpH family outer membrane protein, translating into MKYLLKNILLIMIFIIPFNNAYCCPKIAIINIAKIFYTIPQKKKISKELEKELHSNFLKIEKMKKLFLSKIKKLENKKLSKNDKEQIKKEIIYDKKILLQKISYFTKKNNQKQEQARNKILIFIYNLINIIAEKGKYNLVLDTSNIAYIKNVKDITNDIIDLANEQNNVLII